From Pelagibacterium flavum:
GCCGCAACGTGCATGGCGATCTGGCGGCCCAGAGCCGTGAGCTTTGCCTTGTCGCCAGCTGATTCCAGACCGACGAGCACGCCGATGCGGCCCAGACCTTCCGAAATCGAGGAGTGGACATAGCTGCCGATGGCGCCTTCGGCGACTTCCATGACGGCTGCGCGGCGCAGGGTCATGTTTTCACCGATCTTGGCGATGGCTTCGGTCAACTCCTGGGAAACGGTGCGACCGGTGCCGGGGAACGGGGCTGCGGCCAGCGCATCAACGTCGCCATTGACGTCCAGCGCCAGCTTGGCGGCATTGCGGACGATACCCTGGAACTGTTCGTTGCGGGCAACGAAGTCGGTTTCAGAATTGATTTCGACGATAGCGGCGCGGTTGCCTTCAACGGCAACACCAACAAGGCCTTCAGCGGCGACGCGGTCTGCCTTCTTTGCAGCCTTGGCAAGGCCCTTCGAGCGCAGCCAATCGATTGCCGCTTCGATGTCGCCATTGGTTTCGGTGAGCGCCTTCTTGCAGTCCATCATGCCCACGCCGGTCATTTCGCGGAGCTGTTTCACGTCTGCTGCACTGATTGACATCTCGATACCTCTTTGTCTGCCCCAAGTCCCGCGCCGGGCGGCGCGGGATCATGGGCACGGATAATGATAAATACGTGTCGGAGAGATGACGCGCGGGCAATTATGCCTGCGCGGTTTCACCTTCGGCCGGCTGTTCAGCAGCGGGCTCGGCTTCAAGGGCAGGCTCTTCGAGCACTTCCTCGGAAGCACCGATATCGCGGCCCATCGACGAGGACGAGCGGGCGATACCGTCGATTGCGGCCTTGGAGACCAGCGACAGGTACAGCTCAAGGGCACGCGCGGCATCGTCATTGCCCGGGATCGCGTAATCGACGATGTCGGGATCGCAATTGGTGTCGACGATGGCAACGACGGGGATGCCCAGACGGCGGGCTTCCTTGATCGCGTTGGCTTC
This genomic window contains:
- the tsf gene encoding translation elongation factor Ts, with amino-acid sequence MSISAADVKQLREMTGVGMMDCKKALTETNGDIEAAIDWLRSKGLAKAAKKADRVAAEGLVGVAVEGNRAAIVEINSETDFVARNEQFQGIVRNAAKLALDVNGDVDALAAAPFPGTGRTVSQELTEAIAKIGENMTLRRAAVMEVAEGAIGSYVHSSISEGLGRIGVLVGLESAGDKAKLTALGRQIAMHVAATKPLSLSSEDLDPEAVERERAVFSEQARQSGKPDNIIEKMVEGRIRKYYEEVTLLAQTFVIDGENTVEQAVKNAEADVGAPIKVAGYVLFALGEGIEKQESDFAAEVAAAAGTA